tgtacagccAAAGGACTTCATGCATACACAAGGGCAatattccaagtatcagaagacgattgcaaggctttgaagacagcaggtgaagaccacCAAAACAAAGTacttaattgcagctgtttaatgatgGACTTAcggcttacacattcgagatgaaaatgttggtgcgtgctcaattatttttgcagccaatttattttggcacgcaaccattcacataattttgctaccctaattcaccctccttcgcagaagtacaagaaaaaacgtcGTATTTTTTTACTTGCTAAAGCAGTCGCCTTTTGAGCAAATGAATAGATGACGTGtatgtgcattttttttaattatctggatagttgcaacacgtcttctatgtgttttgcttgtgcaatGTCATTGCCCTCGCGCCGTTAATTcccgactattctccattataccggttTTGCAccaccactttcgatcgcgatcaagtccgatctggatcgaaattctcgactgctaTTGGCTCCATCGCGCAGCTTGCTCAAAAGAACCAATCGCGGCCGGGGTATAAAGTTtctaaacagggataaggtgcctcagaaaggctggccaacgtttcgataggaggacctatcttcgtcaaaggcggcctcgtcatcctcggcatgttagttttaaagggttagtgaccgagaaattcaaatcgtattgggcttgatcgcgtttaaaagtgcgccgcgtgacacccgtattacttgcatttcgcagttttcttcccattttcatgtatctgcctcttaaaaccttgctgcaataaattgttgtcggctattttcgtgttcttgactgtgcagcaacTTGATTTATATTGACGGACCATGGCTCATTTATTTACGATAGaccttttggcgtgagttactagacgtgCAATATGATAAGCGATAAAGTTCTGGTTCCTCACCAGTTGGCACGATTGTTgagctaagttacagcttgaaacaacaaatatgaatttaaatgaaactagcATAAAGTGAAACACTTTTGCGCGCTCGCCGTTACATCGTCACAACATATAATCGACGgaacaagcgcctgcatgaaatcactcgatttaAGCAATGTTATGGgtcacaaaaaaaaggaaagaaagaaaactgaaatttgggcctccgagattcggcagcgtgcgcgaccatcttggaggctggtgcgtttcgccgattctgctaggtgcgctgagagccaaagccGGCTAGAGCCACTGAAAacaatttcagagtaccgcaaaggtcgggattggcctggcaacactgagcggtcaccgccatataccttcctaGTCGATTGCGTCGCGGGAAGGctgccgtgttggaagagcttgatattcggtgacgcatcgggttgagtgtttactgaagtacaaatgctttgtgcccggagataatggttgctaagaacaaaaagaaaaggttattttgtgcgaagtaatgcagccggtggttgttttgcacgccgatcgtgtttagtggtggaactgtgctacgattgtgggcagcagcttagcgctgctatcgggagcttatgcacgcgttctttttttcctttccgcggagcgagctacaaaggaaacatttcgtcacttagAGCCGCCATGAGGCAAGCTtttgcttttgggcatgaacatcgtggaccaccgctggcttctattgaatgtttccaagcaggacgaaactaacacctgacagtgtcacaggtacgtacgttcattgtataatttcacaatctaaatcggatacatttaatttagttcgtaatcgGATACCGCGCATTCTcgactctgccgggcgacttcgtccacCGTACACTGCGACTGCcctgtgcgcaccggtgtttccccatgatcgtaagacgatctgtgcacagcaggtgtaaaaaccaacttcgataaCCATTCTGCGCAcaaaatcttgtggaaggccaatattaGCCACTTGcatgattacagcaacgtatatgtacttctgtacactgataatgagcgagagctTGCTACATTGTGATTTATGAACCTGGCTGTCGAGAGcgttcatgagcggctactcttctcaattTATTTacgactgttttcttagactacCAAGATTTTCTGCCTGTGTGAAAAAAGGTAGGAACgtccgctggtgacgcagcactttctttttctaagttacatgggcgatgtataaaattcttgtgcttttagagcggtttatgtaacatgcatagtgacagagtggAACTGAAGCTaatgggtgttctgttgttttgtatttcttgttatgcatcaagcacaacattatttgggtatgcacgtagcatttcaacataaaacacaatatgtatgctgacttcagttcattgcatgtgctcgccTTAAAAGCTCAAAATTtaaagcatgtgttgtgaatagcaCCTGACCGTTGGTTTCACCTCAAAATGCTTATGTATAGATGAGCAAAGGATAAGCGGAATGTCCATCCACTCTAGGCTTCTGAAAGTCTTCAGCACAAACGTGGTCCTGCAAACGTTTGTTGTATGGTTAGAAGTGTGATGCTGCTCACCCTAACTCTGGGCTGCCCAAGGAGGCTCCCAGGGCTTTTTTGAATGAAGCCCTGTTTCAGAcatgtgaaacaaaaaagaaacatggaagaTAGCTTTAATAATAAGTTGAAAGATCCATCTAAAGAGACGTAAAATACATTATaaatgtttagaagtttacgcAGTGAGAAAATTAAAATAGCTCGATTGGGATGTAAACGCGCATGTGGCCGCAAACACGCAGCTTCAAAGATTGCTAACATTTAACCCATTTCTATTTTTCTACCAGTGCCAACACAACTGCACATAAAGCGGCCGTTATGTGGACGCACGACATGcactgaccatgtttttattgactgcgatcgtcatggtctgcgaaaaacaagtgccatatgggttcacttactcgaggcgagagcgcgctcacgtgcgcggataAACAtagcgagtacctggtgcacgtgaggacgcggaattctcgcgcaaCAAGTGTGCCTTCGCATGCCACGACCACGGAATAACCGCATGTgctgagcaacaaacgcgtacacgtgtacccgcgtcaagcgtgcaagacgcgcacgatccctgcaatgaactcctattttcgtagcatcgctaacaccgcgtgcacttggcttaaatatcttctaaaacagtaccgaaaagcacaagcaaggtgtacttatacctcgcacacgcgggtgttttttgtaggcttaaAGTTCTCctggccgattctgtgtaaccacgcagaacgacgctctcggtcattttccCCGGTCAGAATCgagaaaaaagtctttccagactaggttcggttgctgcatccgaaggcgcagcagccgtgcatgatttccttgcagccaaacgcaagcgcgacaatcggaacacaaaaaaACGTAGGTAACCTTCGCTCTAACTCAGCGGGCCCGCTCGGcccttggaaggtatatggcaccccaaagtcacgtggtacggttgcgccaatgaacgcgtcggtgGCGCAGGGAAAACGAATGCGCTACTCTGAAATGTTTTCCAGTGATTCTAAAGTCAgccgcaggcgcctatgggagtgtccactctttacgtttactatgttAATCTATGCTGCGCCCGCCCGCTCCATCGCGACAGCGCCGTGTGCTAGACTACCGGCCATGTACGGTCCCCTTCGTCGTGactgtcagcagcagagcaaTTGAACGGTGCACCCGAAATTTATCAAGCGAGACAAGGCTCCGCGCGAaggtgagggcgaagtctggcgtcactcggggcactctcgtcgtcagcgcgcggagcgagatagcagcgccccggtgtggccccgcagctgCTCCGGCCACCTAAGCAATGGTCCGTCTACTTTGGCCGATAGCACATATCTACCAGGTGTGTATGTACGTGCACAAGAAAGCGTCGAACCATTCAGTCAAGTTTGGTACCCTACAGCATTGCTCCGCAGCTGTACTTAcgttttttgtgttttttattgaaaatatGCAGCAGTGATGTCAGAGTCACTACATGAATATGGTTCACAAGTTAACTGGCTCTCCGAAATGACAGCCTGACCTAGGATACCATGGAGCCAGTAAAAGAAAGTAATCATACTGGCCTTGAAATTTCACACTTTTCCAGTTTCACGGAAGGTCGACGTCCTCCCAGAGGCTCATAACAGTGCTTTGCTGGATTTTCAGAGctattctttctttcatttgcacTATCTGATCTGCATTGAAGTGATTTTTCCAGTCGCCAACGATGGCCTTCCGCACGAAGTCTCCGGTCTTCGGTTTCATTAAATCAGCCGCTTCATCGTTGAGCAGCTTGTACCTGCCCGCAAGGGCCACCTCTTCGGCGTACCTTCTAAGCTCACCGTTCAATTCCATCATGGTTTTCGCGCTTATCGTGTCCAAGATCCTTCCCAATACCCCCGGCTGCTTGCGGAGTTTGTTGCCGTACTTGTATCCCAGGAAGTCGGCGATCTTGATAACTCCAGCGCTAGGGTCCGCTTTAAGTTTCTCGTAAGTTACAAGGAGGACGTTCTCGTCGCGTGCGTGATTGTACCACGACAGTAGGTGGTCAAAGTAGTCACCGTAATCTACTTTTCCTTCTAGAAATAGACTTAAAAACTTCTCAAATGATCCATCGGTGAAGCGGTACGCCGGAAGCGCTCTCGTGTGGTGGTAGAAGGAAACGCAGCAGTCGTATGGGTTTCGGACCACGAATATGTACTTCGCTTGCGGAGAGTAAGGTATGCGATTGAAAGGCAGATGAGTCTTGATTGCACCAGGTCGTGGCATGTTCTCGACTGCTTCGAGTCCTTGAGCCTCTAGGAAGGGCGACTTCTGCAGGAATTCTCGAAGATTCTGCAATTTTTGACATTTGAATGTTATACgtttgaaaaaggaaaaaaaacgtattCTTTTTGCTATGCGAAGCTACCACCACAGAAATACAGCCAGCTGACTGTCTTAGCACAAGTTGTCGGAAATGTTGAGTATTGTATAAATTTAGTATCCGTGCTCACGCAGCAGTGGCCAATCCAGGGAAATGAGCCTTAAGTCggttaaaaaaattgaaagtgcaAATTTTAAAGCCTGGGCAATTATGTCTGTACATATGAAGTTTGCATTTCACTAAGCTGAGGAAATATGAAGTATTGCTTCAGACACATTTTCACTAAATCAGCGTTATTTTGTGAATAACTTAACGAGCGTCTTTCCAACAAGGCTCCTGGCACCTCTGACGgtgcatgcaaaaataaaaaaaacaaggaaggaCATGCCCAACGAACGCAATTTTGTAGTCTAAATCACGCGCACTTTGTTTGGTTTAGCCGGGTAGCAGCAGAAGCAGATTGTACGACCACAGCCTCATCGCTTATGGCAATGAGGCTTTGCTCCCCAATGTGATCCACTGCTACAAAGTTGTCTACATAGGAACACAAATACATCCTGTGATGAAAAAATGACAGACAAATGAACCCggggaagataaaaaaaaaggattcgCTTTATTCAAGAGAAAATTCACGAAGTGTGTATGTATTTATAAACACCGAAAAGCAGGAATGTGGCACCGTCAGATCCGCCAGCGTATCCTTTTTTCTATATTCTATATGCCTAAACCTCGCAGCAACGATCTTCCTACTACAAGCATCATGCACCACCTTGATCCTAGTGATGCAGACAGCTAAAAGCTTGTGGCAATGAGGCTGTTACTGTTTTTAGTTAAACTGCATCTATCTGCTAACTACAACAAGCTTCGTCTAATTTAGTCTGTTTTGAATGTAAATAGTATTTCATAGAAGAGTGGAAGCTGGGCTGTTCGGTAATATACTATAGTGTTGAGAGGTTAAGCATAGAAGACACAAATACAAGAGGAACGAATAGGATTTTCGCTGTCAGACCATTTTTGCTGTCTGTACCGTtccattctttttgtttttgtatatTACACACCTATTACTTGGAACCACGAATCCTGTTTCTTGCTTTGCGTAGCTCTGAAACAGAGCACTTGGCCTGATACATTTCTATATATTTAGCAAGCGGAGTAAGAGAAACACAGGCCCTCAATGTTTGTTAGTTGCAATCACAGGAGGCGTCGTTTCTTGACTCCGTGAGGCAGCGCACGAGGCGTGATTGGCCAATTGCACGCCTCTGCAAACTCACGTTGTACGTGATTCCCGTGGCCGGAAGCCGCCACAACCGCCGACAT
The sequence above is a segment of the Dermacentor variabilis isolate Ectoservices chromosome 7, ASM5094787v1, whole genome shotgun sequence genome. Coding sequences within it:
- the LOC142587058 gene encoding sulfotransferase ssu-1-like, which codes for MASDHVYRDVCGLHMSYRFQEPVVKEALTYKPKPDDVFVVSFPKSGSTWMRYIVYAIYHDGSKPENLREFLQKSPFLEAQGLEAVENMPRPGAIKTHLPFNRIPYSPQAKYIFVVRNPYDCCVSFYHHTRALPAYRFTDGSFEKFLSLFLEGKVDYGDYFDHLLSWYNHARDENVLLVTYEKLKADPSAGVIKIADFLGYKYGNKLRKQPGVLGRILDTISAKTMMELNGELRRYAEEVALAGRYKLLNDEAADLMKPKTGDFVRKAIVGDWKNHFNADQIVQMKERIALKIQQSTVMSLWEDVDLP